The Gammaproteobacteria bacterium CG11_big_fil_rev_8_21_14_0_20_46_22 genome contains a region encoding:
- a CDS encoding protocatechuate 3,4-dioxygenase has translation MDAKTFTDRVLKQYQQFDDPRAQAITESLIKHLHGFIADTQLTNQEWEMMWEALMDAAKFSAKTNRNEFLLFADVLGISQLVEVANSHRPNNAVGSALVGPYYRANAPMRKLGDAIMSDDTEGERVNIRGTVRDSKGQGLAGAKLDVWQAATNGLYDIQDPKQPRMNLRGRFIADENGEYHFTALIPTPYPVPTDGPVGVFLAAANRQVYRPAHIHFIVTAPEHETLVTQVFSEGDPLIEQDVVFTADKNMIGDFKRNGDHYELQYDFELLDGESIYPEAPIKD, from the coding sequence ATGGATGCAAAAACATTTACCGACCGCGTACTGAAACAATACCAGCAATTTGACGATCCACGTGCGCAAGCCATCACAGAAAGCTTGATCAAACACCTACACGGTTTTATTGCTGACACACAGCTTACCAACCAAGAATGGGAAATGATGTGGGAAGCCTTAATGGATGCCGCAAAATTTAGTGCCAAAACCAATCGCAATGAGTTCTTATTGTTTGCCGATGTCTTAGGCATCAGCCAGCTGGTGGAAGTGGCCAACAGTCACAGGCCTAACAACGCGGTTGGTAGCGCGCTCGTAGGGCCTTACTATCGCGCAAATGCGCCGATGCGAAAACTCGGCGATGCCATCATGTCAGATGACACAGAGGGTGAGCGAGTGAACATCCGTGGCACAGTGCGTGACAGCAAGGGTCAAGGCCTTGCTGGCGCCAAACTCGATGTTTGGCAAGCCGCCACGAATGGTCTCTACGACATTCAAGACCCCAAGCAGCCACGTATGAATTTACGGGGTCGATTTATTGCAGATGAAAACGGCGAATATCATTTCACCGCTTTAATACCCACCCCTTACCCGGTGCCTACAGATGGACCGGTTGGCGTGTTCTTAGCCGCAGCTAATCGCCAAGTGTATCGCCCTGCGCATATTCACTTTATCGTGACTGCGCCAGAGCATGAAACCTTGGTCACGCAAGTGTTCTCTGAGGGGGACCCACTCATCGAACAGGATGTGGTGTTCACCGCAGACAAGAATATGATCGGCGATTTCAAACGAAACGGCGATCATTACGAGCTTCAGTATGATTTTGAATTGCTTGACGGCGAATCAATTTACCCTGAAGCGCCCATCAAAGACTAG
- a CDS encoding GTP cyclohydrolase yields the protein MLIAISKYLKPLSDVDEHRPAHHAFLKALLAEGKLIASGRQHDSSGGVIMVKGLSREEFAATLAEDPFVKAGASQYTIVEFSLSFYNESFEDLLKD from the coding sequence ATGTTAATTGCTATTTCAAAATACTTAAAACCTTTAAGCGATGTCGATGAACACCGCCCCGCTCACCACGCTTTCCTCAAGGCGCTACTGGCAGAAGGTAAATTAATCGCCTCTGGCCGACAACACGACAGCTCAGGCGGCGTTATTATGGTAAAAGGCCTTTCAAGAGAAGAATTTGCAGCCACTTTAGCTGAAGATCCTTTTGTGAAAGCTGGCGCATCGCAGTACACGATCGTTGAGTTTAGCCTTTCGTTTTACAATGAGTCTTTCGAGGATTTACTGAAAGACTAA
- a CDS encoding response regulator receiver protein has product MGQHDELKKRLQFQVRRGMLELDIFLQRFLNERFDALSAADQSAFCDLLKENDQDLFVWLTGRETPSNQRLAAMVQEVRDHVCHQ; this is encoded by the coding sequence ATGGGTCAACACGACGAACTCAAAAAACGCTTACAATTCCAGGTCCGTCGAGGCATGTTGGAGCTGGATATCTTTCTTCAGCGCTTTCTCAATGAGCGCTTTGATGCCTTGTCAGCCGCTGATCAATCGGCATTTTGTGACTTACTCAAGGAAAATGATCAGGACCTTTTTGTTTGGTTAACGGGTCGAGAGACACCCTCCAATCAGCGATTGGCGGCGATGGTGCAAGAGGTGCGAGATCATGTTTGCCATCAGTGA
- a CDS encoding dicarboxylate/amino acid:cation symporter, whose amino-acid sequence MTSNPACAILCPRKKGVLMTLLKKWFALALWKKITLALVLGIAVGIAMGSDAVVFKPIGLIFIHLIQLMVVPVVFTAIVNAVISMSSAQKMHVIWVKALCIYAVSMGVAACLGLVMAIVLHPGTAVNVAHLHLTNPVQGTAKPMSVVDELVNIVPSNPVQAFASGNILQILVFAVLLGFSINFAGKPAQPVADLFKSFSHVVFKFAGIVMGFAPYGIFALLAWVLGEFGLAILLPLLKFVFVVYLSCTLLVVLYYLPVLFVLVRVSPGQFIRSIFPAMVMAFSTSSSAATLPTSMRCARENLGLNKNISGFLLPLGATLNLNGLTIYIVTATLFSANLFGVHLGLSQYITIILTTILAAIGAAAVPGSALIVMGAAMSSVGIPLTGISLIAGVDRLNDMMQTMTNVMGDLYATTLVAKTTPDDEVHPHVHH is encoded by the coding sequence ATGACATCCAATCCTGCTTGTGCAATACTGTGCCCAAGAAAAAAGGGGGTGCTGATGACGTTGCTTAAAAAATGGTTTGCTTTAGCGTTGTGGAAAAAGATCACGCTTGCTTTAGTGCTCGGTATCGCGGTGGGGATTGCAATGGGTTCTGATGCTGTGGTGTTCAAGCCGATTGGTCTTATTTTTATTCATTTGATTCAGCTTATGGTGGTGCCCGTGGTGTTTACCGCCATCGTGAACGCAGTGATTTCCATGAGCAGCGCGCAGAAAATGCATGTGATTTGGGTCAAAGCCCTGTGTATTTATGCTGTAAGCATGGGCGTGGCGGCGTGTTTGGGTTTGGTGATGGCGATCGTGCTTCACCCGGGCACAGCGGTTAATGTTGCCCATTTGCATTTAACTAACCCGGTTCAAGGCACAGCTAAGCCGATGAGTGTCGTCGATGAGTTGGTGAATATTGTGCCGAGCAATCCGGTCCAGGCCTTTGCTTCGGGCAATATTTTGCAGATTCTCGTGTTTGCCGTCTTGCTGGGATTCTCGATTAATTTTGCCGGCAAGCCCGCACAACCCGTGGCCGATTTATTCAAATCATTTTCACACGTGGTGTTTAAATTTGCTGGCATTGTCATGGGGTTCGCCCCATACGGGATTTTTGCTTTGCTCGCTTGGGTTTTGGGTGAGTTTGGCTTGGCGATTTTACTGCCGCTGCTAAAGTTTGTCTTCGTGGTGTATTTAAGCTGCACCTTGCTGGTGGTGCTGTATTACTTGCCGGTATTGTTTGTTTTGGTGCGAGTCAGCCCGGGCCAATTTATTCGCAGTATTTTTCCGGCTATGGTGATGGCGTTTAGTACCTCGAGCAGTGCGGCCACCTTGCCCACTTCCATGCGCTGTGCCCGGGAAAATTTGGGTTTAAATAAAAATATTTCCGGCTTTTTGTTGCCTTTGGGTGCGACTTTGAATTTGAATGGTTTGACGATTTATATCGTTACTGCCACGTTGTTTTCAGCGAATTTATTCGGTGTGCATTTAGGCTTATCACAATACATTACGATCATCTTAACCACGATTTTGGCAGCCATTGGCGCGGCGGCTGTGCCAGGTTCGGCTTTGATTGTCATGGGTGCGGCGATGAGTTCGGTCGGCATTCCGCTGACGGGCATTTCCTTGATTGCGGGTGTGGATCGCTTAAACGATATGATGCAAACCATGACTAACGTCATGGGTGATTTGTATGCAACGACTTTGGTTGCTAAAACCACCCCTGATGATGAGGTTCACCCTCACGTGCACCATTAA
- the mfd gene encoding transcription-repair coupling factor has translation MFSSDLSKPLWGSELALAIADYAKQHKGPVLVVTPSQFHSYQLEDELGFFTPEKTDVLLFPEWETLPYDPFSAHEDLLSSRIELLNRAPKLKHGIMIASAPSLMNRLPPKDFIAANVFHYHLGDTLDVDTFRNALTEHGYRANSQVFEHGEFAIRGAIIDVFPMGSDLPYRIELFDDEIESLRSFDPDTQTSIEKIEAIKLLPAHEFSLNEDSRTRFRNRFRENFAVNPAQCPMYQDVSEGVASSGLEYFIPLFFDETTSFADYLPANTHIIRLPALNKACENYWQEIKHRHEQLSHDVTRPILPPSQGFFAPSDVFLKLNQHENHDINLKADSPFPNLMAEVKETEKLQRLKQYLGEQVSQRVLFTAHSKGRREVLKQWLKSQNIETHTIKTWSEFLETKHQNAITIAPLDQGLVHDEILLITETQLLGEQASQRRSARKSKLTPENDIGLRSVAELNEGEAIVHIDHGVGRYHGLETIEHGSHIGEFIKIQYANSNLFVPVTSLHLVSRYSAGDSENAPLHSLGSDKWQKEKRKAKEKASDVAAELLAIYAQREARGGFAFNCTPSDYEAFCSQFPFTETVDQERAIEAILHDMAAAKPMDRLLCGDVGFGKTEVAMRAAFIAVMNHKQVAVLTPTTLLAQQHFQTFSDRFADFPVNIKVLSRFVTPKQQKETIDALAAGKVDIVISTHKILSKDIAFNALGLLVIDEEHRFGVKQKEQLKAMRTEVDILTMTATPIPRTLNMAFATLRDLSIIATPPARRLAVKTFIQKRQEGIIRDAILREIMRGGQVYFLHNNVETIEKTARHIETLVPEARVVIGHGQMHERELEKTMVDFAHRRFNVLVATTIIETGIDIPTANTIIIDRADKFGLAQLHQLRGRVGRSHHQAYAYLMIPDPKSITKEAQKRLEAIGQHEDLGAGFMLATQDLEIRGAGELLGESQSGEMHAVGFSLYMSMLERAVESIKNGKMLNLDEALHEDIDIDVGINALIPEDYLPDIHLRLMFYQRISTANDEESLQSIKIEMIDRLGLLPKQAENLFTIQRVKQLCHTIDIKALKKQDSTLKITFHSKPNINTQALLTLINTNERYRFMGPVSIALTLDNNESVQTDIERLSKTLCLEPD, from the coding sequence ATGTTTTCAAGCGACCTATCAAAGCCGCTGTGGGGTAGCGAGCTTGCCTTAGCCATTGCTGACTATGCAAAACAGCACAAAGGCCCTGTGCTTGTGGTAACGCCCTCACAATTTCACTCGTACCAACTAGAAGACGAGCTGGGCTTCTTTACGCCTGAAAAAACCGATGTACTACTGTTTCCAGAGTGGGAAACCCTGCCTTACGATCCGTTTTCAGCGCATGAAGATTTACTCTCAAGTCGGATCGAACTACTCAATCGTGCGCCCAAACTTAAACACGGCATCATGATCGCCAGCGCTCCGTCGCTGATGAACCGATTGCCGCCTAAAGATTTTATCGCAGCTAATGTCTTTCATTACCATCTGGGTGATACACTGGATGTGGACACCTTTCGAAACGCACTGACAGAACACGGCTATCGTGCCAATAGCCAAGTGTTTGAACACGGCGAATTTGCGATCCGCGGTGCGATTATCGATGTATTCCCCATGGGCAGCGACTTGCCCTATCGCATCGAATTATTCGATGATGAAATTGAAAGCCTACGTAGCTTTGATCCGGACACACAAACCTCGATCGAAAAAATCGAAGCCATCAAGCTCTTGCCTGCACACGAGTTTTCCTTAAACGAAGATTCACGCACACGGTTTCGAAACCGCTTTCGCGAAAATTTTGCTGTAAACCCCGCGCAATGCCCAATGTATCAAGACGTCAGCGAAGGTGTGGCTTCATCCGGTTTGGAGTATTTTATTCCTTTGTTTTTCGATGAGACCACAAGCTTTGCCGATTATTTGCCAGCCAACACACACATCATTCGCTTGCCCGCACTGAACAAAGCCTGTGAAAATTACTGGCAAGAGATCAAGCATCGACACGAGCAGCTCTCTCACGATGTTACACGCCCTATTTTACCGCCTAGCCAGGGATTTTTTGCACCCAGTGATGTGTTTTTAAAGCTGAACCAGCACGAAAATCACGATATTAATTTAAAGGCAGATTCGCCTTTTCCAAACTTAATGGCCGAAGTCAAAGAAACTGAAAAGCTGCAGCGTTTAAAACAATACCTAGGCGAACAGGTTTCTCAACGCGTGTTATTCACGGCACACAGCAAAGGCCGGCGTGAAGTCTTAAAACAGTGGCTAAAAAGCCAAAACATTGAAACCCACACCATCAAAACCTGGTCGGAATTCCTTGAAACAAAACATCAGAACGCCATCACGATCGCCCCACTCGATCAAGGCTTGGTGCACGATGAAATCTTACTGATCACTGAAACGCAACTTCTGGGCGAGCAAGCCAGCCAACGACGCAGTGCGCGTAAAAGCAAACTCACGCCCGAAAATGACATTGGCCTGCGCAGCGTGGCCGAGCTTAACGAAGGTGAAGCGATTGTGCACATCGATCACGGTGTGGGGCGCTATCACGGTTTAGAAACCATCGAACACGGCTCGCACATTGGCGAGTTTATTAAAATCCAATACGCCAATAGCAATTTATTTGTGCCGGTCACCAGCCTGCACTTGGTTAGCCGATACAGTGCGGGCGACAGTGAAAACGCACCTTTGCATTCACTCGGCAGTGATAAATGGCAAAAAGAAAAACGCAAAGCCAAAGAAAAAGCGAGCGATGTAGCCGCAGAGCTATTAGCGATTTATGCGCAGCGTGAAGCACGCGGTGGTTTTGCGTTTAACTGCACACCCTCCGATTATGAAGCCTTTTGCAGCCAATTTCCTTTCACGGAAACGGTCGATCAAGAGCGCGCGATCGAAGCCATCTTGCATGACATGGCCGCGGCAAAACCCATGGATCGCTTGCTGTGTGGTGATGTGGGCTTTGGCAAAACCGAAGTCGCAATGCGGGCCGCCTTTATCGCGGTGATGAATCACAAACAAGTCGCCGTGCTTACGCCGACCACCCTGCTCGCACAACAACATTTTCAAACCTTTAGCGACCGCTTTGCAGACTTCCCCGTGAACATCAAAGTGCTTTCACGGTTTGTCACACCCAAACAACAAAAAGAAACGATCGACGCTTTGGCCGCTGGCAAAGTGGATATTGTCATTAGCACACATAAGATTCTAAGCAAAGACATCGCCTTTAATGCACTAGGTTTATTAGTGATCGATGAAGAACATCGCTTTGGCGTGAAACAAAAAGAACAACTCAAAGCCATGCGCACCGAAGTGGATATTTTAACGATGACCGCCACACCGATTCCGCGCACGCTGAACATGGCTTTTGCGACACTGCGCGATTTGTCGATTATCGCCACACCACCCGCTCGTCGACTGGCCGTGAAAACCTTTATTCAAAAGCGCCAAGAGGGCATCATTCGCGATGCGATTTTGCGTGAAATCATGCGCGGCGGCCAAGTCTATTTTTTGCATAACAATGTCGAGACCATCGAAAAAACAGCGCGGCACATTGAAACCCTGGTTCCTGAAGCACGCGTGGTGATTGGCCACGGTCAAATGCATGAACGCGAACTGGAAAAAACCATGGTGGATTTTGCGCACCGTCGATTTAATGTGTTAGTCGCCACGACCATCATTGAAACCGGCATTGACATCCCCACGGCAAACACCATCATCATCGATCGTGCCGATAAATTTGGCTTAGCGCAACTGCACCAGCTACGCGGCCGTGTGGGTCGATCGCATCACCAAGCCTATGCGTATCTCATGATTCCTGACCCGAAGTCCATCACTAAAGAGGCTCAAAAACGTTTAGAAGCGATTGGACAGCACGAAGATTTGGGCGCAGGTTTCATGCTCGCCACACAAGATTTAGAAATCCGTGGCGCCGGTGAACTATTAGGTGAATCGCAAAGTGGTGAAATGCATGCTGTGGGCTTTTCGCTGTACATGAGCATGCTTGAGCGCGCCGTTGAAAGCATTAAAAATGGCAAAATGCTAAACCTTGATGAAGCGTTGCACGAAGATATCGACATTGATGTGGGTATTAATGCCTTGATTCCTGAAGATTATCTTCCTGATATCCATCTGCGCTTAATGTTTTATCAACGTATCAGCACCGCCAACGATGAAGAAAGTTTACAATCGATTAAAATTGAAATGATTGACCGTTTAGGCCTATTGCCCAAACAAGCCGAAAATCTTTTCACGATTCAGCGTGTTAAACAGTTGTGCCATACGATTGATATAAAAGCACTGAAAAAACAAGATAGCACGCTGAAAATCACTTTTCATTCCAAGCCCAATATCAACACTCAAGCCCTACTGACATTGATCAATACGAATGAGCGCTACCGTTTTATGGGCCCTGTCAGCATTGCCCTAACGCTTGACAATAACGAGAGCGTCCAAACGGATATTGAGAGATTAAGTAAGACCTTATGCCTCGAGCCTGATTAG
- a CDS encoding Holliday junction branch migration protein RuvA, which translates to MIAQLKGKLLEKTPPSVLLDVHDVGYEILASMNTIFRLPDVGHTVTLYTHLVVREDAHTLFGFFDKAERELFVRLIKVNGIGPKMALAILSSMEGAIFAQYVSQNDVAALTKIPGVGRKTAERLIIEMRDKFDTHPHTQSFMSVSGAEQDAISALIALGYKDTVASKTVKGFLEEAEDSETLIRLSLKALNKL; encoded by the coding sequence ATGATCGCCCAACTCAAAGGCAAACTTCTTGAGAAAACCCCACCCAGCGTGCTGCTCGATGTTCACGATGTGGGGTATGAAATTCTAGCTTCCATGAATACCATTTTTCGTCTACCCGATGTCGGGCATACCGTCACCTTGTACACGCATTTGGTGGTGAGAGAAGATGCGCACACCTTGTTTGGTTTTTTTGATAAAGCCGAGCGTGAGTTGTTTGTGCGCTTGATCAAAGTCAATGGTATCGGTCCCAAAATGGCGTTAGCCATTTTATCGAGTATGGAAGGCGCTATATTTGCGCAATACGTTTCACAAAATGATGTGGCGGCGCTAACAAAAATCCCGGGTGTTGGGCGTAAAACGGCCGAGCGTTTAATTATTGAAATGCGCGATAAGTTTGATACCCATCCTCATACGCAAAGCTTTATGTCTGTGAGTGGTGCCGAGCAAGATGCGATCAGCGCCTTGATTGCTTTAGGTTATAAAGACACCGTCGCCAGTAAAACAGTTAAGGGCTTTTTAGAAGAGGCTGAAGATTCTGAGACATTGATTCGTCTGAGCTTAAAGGCTTTAAATAAGCTGTAG
- a CDS encoding crossover junction endodeoxyribonuclease RuvC, with amino-acid sequence MSRIILGIDPGSRVTGYGIIQVDDKRIRYVDSGCIRTESENMYERLAVIFENIKTLVEQYRPTEAAMEEVFVNANVQSALKLGQARGSAVAAIATSRIPIEGYSPRQIKLAVVGYGNADKAQVQHMVKTLLALDKTPPSDAADALAAALCHSQTHASLERLNQAR; translated from the coding sequence ATGAGTCGCATCATTCTAGGGATAGATCCTGGTTCGCGCGTGACCGGCTACGGTATTATTCAGGTGGATGACAAGCGTATTCGTTATGTTGATTCTGGCTGTATTCGCACCGAGAGTGAGAATATGTATGAGCGCTTGGCAGTGATTTTTGAAAACATCAAAACCTTGGTCGAGCAATACCGGCCAACGGAAGCGGCGATGGAAGAAGTCTTCGTGAATGCCAATGTGCAGTCGGCTTTAAAGCTTGGCCAGGCGCGAGGTAGCGCAGTGGCGGCTATTGCCACCTCGCGTATTCCTATCGAAGGTTATTCGCCTCGCCAAATCAAACTAGCCGTGGTCGGCTATGGCAATGCCGATAAAGCGCAGGTCCAACACATGGTCAAAACCTTGCTGGCGCTCGATAAAACGCCCCCGTCTGACGCGGCAGACGCGCTCGCCGCAGCCTTGTGTCACAGTCAAACCCATGCTAGCTTAGAGCGACTCAACCAAGCTAGGTAG
- a CDS encoding YebC/PmpR family DNA-binding transcriptional regulator, whose product MAGHSKWANIKHRKAKEDKKKGKIFSRLIRAITVAAKQGGDPDANPALRLALDKAFSANMTKDTIERAIKRGAGGEEGANLEEIRYEGYGIGGTAVMVDCLTDNKNRTVAEVRHAFSKHGGNLGTSGSVAFQFEKKGLLCFSPDAEEDALIEAALEAGADDVLTEDDGSFIVYTAVEAFSAVKAALETAGFVADNAEVTMDAAVKVNLDKVDAEKFLKMIDVIEDLDDVQEVYSNADIAPEILDELA is encoded by the coding sequence ATGGCAGGTCATAGTAAATGGGCGAACATTAAACACAGAAAAGCCAAAGAAGATAAAAAGAAGGGTAAGATTTTTTCGCGTTTGATTCGCGCGATCACCGTGGCAGCAAAACAAGGCGGCGACCCTGATGCCAATCCAGCCCTGCGTTTGGCGCTGGATAAAGCCTTTTCGGCGAACATGACCAAGGATACCATTGAGCGTGCGATTAAACGCGGTGCCGGTGGCGAAGAGGGTGCCAACCTTGAAGAAATTCGTTACGAAGGTTACGGTATTGGCGGCACCGCGGTGATGGTCGATTGCTTAACCGACAATAAAAATCGTACAGTGGCCGAAGTGCGACACGCCTTTTCAAAACACGGCGGTAATTTAGGCACATCAGGTTCGGTGGCGTTTCAGTTTGAGAAAAAGGGCTTATTGTGTTTTTCGCCTGATGCCGAGGAAGATGCGCTGATTGAAGCAGCGCTAGAGGCCGGTGCGGATGATGTGCTTACTGAAGATGACGGCAGCTTTATCGTTTACACGGCGGTAGAAGCGTTTAGCGCAGTGAAAGCCGCCTTAGAAACGGCGGGTTTTGTGGCCGATAATGCGGAAGTCACCATGGATGCTGCGGTCAAAGTAAATCTTGATAAAGTCGATGCTGAAAAGTTTTTGAAGATGATTGATGTCATCGAGGATTTGGATGATGTGCAAGAAGTCTATTCTAACGCCGATATAGCACCTGAGATTTTAGACGAGCTGGCTTAA
- a CDS encoding aspartate--tRNA ligase, with protein MRSHYCGEVTESMIGQTVVVCGWVHRRRDHGGVIFVDVRDREGLLQLVFNPEDEAMFATAEALRSEYVIKATGVVRHRPEGTVNPNLKTGQVEVVCTHLDILNKAATPPFPLDEHIAVSEEVRLKHRSIDLRRPEMQRIFRLRAKLDFALREYLTERGFLNIETPMLTKATPEGARDYLVPSRVHPGQFYALPQSPQLFKQLLMMSGFDRYFQIVRCFRDEDLRADRQPEFTQLDIEMSFMDENQLQTLIEDMLRVVFKSVAGIDLPIFPRMTYAEAMRRFGSDKPDLRIPLELVDIADLMQDVEFKVFRGPADDPDGRVAALKLTGGAELSRKEIDDYTKFVSVYGAKGLAYIKVNDLSQGEEGLQSPILKFITPGAIKGILERTEAKTGDIIFFGADKAKIVSDALGALRVKLGRDKGLVKLGWAPLWVVDFPMFEYEDGRFYALHHPFTAPQTNDGRDFAEHPAQALSRAYDAVLNGYEIGGGSIRIHQEDMQKAAFRTLGISDEEAEEKFGFLLSALKHGCPPHGGIAFGLDRMVMLMAGTDNIRDVIAFPKTQTASCLLTEAPASVSTAQLQELSIKLRQRDVKKEGE; from the coding sequence ATGCGCAGCCATTATTGCGGTGAAGTCACAGAATCCATGATTGGGCAGACGGTGGTCGTTTGCGGTTGGGTGCACCGTCGTCGTGACCACGGTGGGGTGATTTTTGTCGATGTGCGTGATCGTGAGGGCTTGCTGCAGTTGGTGTTCAATCCCGAAGACGAGGCTATGTTCGCCACGGCCGAAGCACTGCGCAGTGAATACGTGATCAAGGCCACGGGTGTGGTGCGCCATCGCCCAGAGGGCACCGTGAACCCCAATCTCAAAACGGGCCAGGTCGAAGTGGTCTGCACGCATTTGGATATTTTAAACAAAGCGGCCACACCACCATTTCCTCTGGATGAACATATTGCTGTTAGCGAAGAAGTGCGCCTAAAGCACCGTTCTATCGATCTTCGCCGCCCGGAAATGCAGCGTATTTTCCGTCTGCGTGCCAAGTTGGATTTTGCATTACGTGAGTATCTCACTGAGCGTGGTTTTTTAAATATTGAAACGCCCATGCTGACAAAAGCGACCCCCGAAGGCGCGCGCGATTACTTGGTGCCTAGCCGTGTGCACCCGGGTCAATTTTATGCCTTGCCGCAATCGCCGCAGTTGTTTAAACAATTGTTGATGATGTCGGGTTTTGACCGCTATTTCCAAATCGTGCGTTGTTTTCGTGATGAAGACTTGCGTGCCGATCGCCAGCCTGAATTCACACAGCTCGATATTGAAATGTCCTTTATGGATGAAAACCAGCTGCAAACCTTGATTGAAGATATGCTCCGCGTGGTGTTTAAATCGGTGGCGGGTATCGACCTGCCAATATTTCCGCGCATGACGTACGCTGAAGCGATGCGACGTTTTGGTAGCGATAAGCCCGATTTACGAATTCCGCTGGAGTTGGTGGATATTGCCGACCTTATGCAAGACGTGGAGTTTAAAGTCTTCCGTGGTCCGGCTGATGATCCAGACGGCCGTGTGGCAGCGTTGAAGCTTACAGGCGGTGCCGAGCTTAGCCGAAAAGAAATCGACGATTACACGAAGTTTGTGAGCGTTTATGGCGCTAAAGGCTTGGCGTACATCAAAGTCAACGATCTTTCACAAGGTGAAGAAGGCTTGCAGTCGCCGATTTTGAAATTCATAACGCCAGGTGCGATCAAAGGCATTCTTGAACGCACAGAAGCCAAAACGGGCGACATCATTTTCTTTGGTGCCGATAAGGCCAAAATTGTCAGCGATGCCTTGGGTGCCTTGCGCGTTAAGCTTGGCCGCGATAAAGGCTTGGTGAAGTTAGGTTGGGCGCCGTTGTGGGTTGTGGATTTCCCGATGTTTGAATACGAAGACGGTCGTTTTTATGCGCTGCATCATCCGTTCACTGCGCCGCAAACAAACGATGGTCGTGACTTTGCTGAACACCCCGCGCAAGCTTTATCCCGCGCGTACGATGCGGTGTTAAACGGTTATGAAATTGGCGGCGGTTCGATCCGTATTCACCAAGAAGACATGCAAAAAGCCGCGTTTCGCACGCTCGGCATTAGCGATGAAGAAGCCGAAGAAAAATTTGGTTTCTTATTGAGCGCATTGAAACACGGCTGCCCACCACACGGCGGCATTGCGTTTGGCTTAGACCGTATGGTGATGTTGATGGCGGGTACTGACAACATTCGCGATGTGATTGCGTTTCCGAAAACACAAACCGCAAGCTGCTTATTAACCGAAGCACCGGCGAGCGTGTCGACGGCACAGTTGCAAGAGTTAAGCATTAAATTACGTCAACGTGATGTGAAAAAAGAGGGTGAGTGA